The following proteins are co-located in the Deltaproteobacteria bacterium genome:
- the proB gene encoding glutamate 5-kinase — protein sequence MKDARRVVIKIGSAVVATDSGLDLEMIGRLAGEVSALRKRGIECILVSSGAIAAGTGKMGLNQEIRSIPEKQAAAAVGQPGLLQAWEIAFGGNGDKVAQILLTRDDLSNRGRYLNARNTLFTLLRWKVIPIINENDTVMVEEIKFGDNDNLSSMIVSLIESNAYINLTQIDGLYDRDPRKYADAQLVQVVPKITRKVMDMASKEPGAFGRGGMHSKLSAARKVAMVGVPTVIANGRQKGVLEDIFDGRAPGTLFLPDDRSIGRRKYWIAFTTKSEGELIVDDGACWALTQRGKSLLPSGIRDVRGNFRIGAKVLLVGPDDATIGVGLVNYPADEIRKIKGCKTDQIQEKLGYKFYDEVVHRDNLVISEDSSLCRMD from the coding sequence ATGAAGGATGCACGCCGCGTGGTCATCAAGATCGGAAGCGCGGTCGTGGCAACGGACAGCGGACTGGACCTGGAAATGATCGGGCGGCTCGCTGGAGAAGTATCCGCGCTTCGAAAACGGGGGATCGAGTGCATACTCGTATCTTCGGGAGCCATTGCCGCCGGCACCGGCAAAATGGGTTTGAACCAGGAGATCCGATCCATTCCGGAGAAACAGGCCGCTGCCGCAGTGGGTCAGCCCGGTTTGCTTCAAGCCTGGGAGATTGCCTTCGGTGGAAACGGGGATAAGGTGGCGCAAATCCTGCTGACTCGTGACGACCTTTCCAACAGAGGGAGGTATCTCAACGCTCGAAACACGTTGTTCACGCTGCTTCGCTGGAAAGTCATCCCCATCATTAACGAAAACGATACGGTGATGGTGGAGGAAATCAAGTTTGGAGACAACGACAATCTTTCCTCGATGATCGTCAGCCTGATTGAATCCAATGCGTACATCAACCTGACCCAGATCGACGGCTTGTACGATCGAGACCCCAGGAAGTATGCGGATGCCCAACTTGTGCAAGTGGTGCCCAAGATCACCCGGAAGGTCATGGACATGGCCAGCAAGGAACCGGGGGCGTTTGGTCGCGGCGGGATGCATTCGAAGCTGTCGGCCGCTCGAAAGGTGGCCATGGTGGGCGTGCCCACCGTGATCGCCAACGGCAGACAGAAAGGCGTGCTCGAGGACATTTTTGACGGGAGGGCCCCTGGCACCCTGTTCTTACCGGACGACCGGAGCATCGGTCGCCGGAAGTATTGGATCGCGTTCACTACGAAATCCGAGGGAGAACTGATCGTAGACGATGGAGCTTGCTGGGCCCTGACACAACGGGGCAAAAGTTTGTTGCCGTCGGGAATTCGCGACGTGAGAGGAAACTTCCGTATCGGAGCCAAAGTGCTTCTTGTGGGACCCGATGACGCGACCATTGGAGTGGGTCTTGTCAACTATCCGGCGGACGAAATCAGGAAAATCAAGGGTTGCAAAACGGACCAAATTCAGGAAAAATTGGGTTATAAGTTCTACGATGAAGTAGTCCACCGCGATAATCTGGTGATATCCGAAGACAGCTCCCTTTGCCGAATGGACTGA
- a CDS encoding DUF3458 domain-containing protein: MSDRTFKYRREDFGDLPVTLDHLTIRLSFFEDRVEAENCLELTAKTEMDEIVLDADGLDLLRVDLVHEPHDPQGTPLRYQYHKEDRKLSVRLPKPYVSGERFLIRTVCRSYPSESLLEGIYRDATPPGAPQQYMSQCQQWGFQRIMPILDDCRAKCTMTTTMQADSAYTHLISNGDVCLRTNPDRRPVPKENDPGRQVITYENKTPMAPYLFIAAVGTWDELSDEVVYPSGRRVRLEYLAPPGRTKDARIPMDILKDAILWTGRTQEYEYTGDAYRTICMNKSNFGGMENVGNTTIVTDAALIDEHTMDAFVLYAHAVIVHEFEHNQCGSETTMDTPFDVWLNEAYTVDVERQYSADVFDASFVRLRQVDSIRDPLLGPLAIEDGGHLGKVVREGFNDPEELIDGVTYVKAAEVIRMLRLLLGTDLFKAGKRLYFSRYRHANATTDQFFRSFEEVSGASLESFKRTWLYTIGYPKVTAHTSFDPVSKSARIRFRQERPDGVHPFHLPIELALVDAEGNDIEGTRQVFELNQEESELVFEDLSTPPAFASLNRDYSFYGTFHHENATFPMLTLQARLDPNPFNRIEAFRRSTDSRRKRLLLDANAAIDTEWLDVYGEILADRNLPPALKAYFLKIDEQPMDRRYVAWPQELVAARERLMRAVNERFRTRLLECFHGLNTYGPRESPKDGIEERMLKAVLLELIAVDDTRDSHRLILDHYRAATTANDRVTALGTLNRTSAEERRPIIEAAYELWHPHLTGYGNYLRIVSSGTQPDVFDMIEREKTRESFDITQPTWCRALFLPMAANSKMLWTDYGIRWLADKVIELASVNATTAGRMLNSFQLVRDLKPLLKEPVLRALELIVGRVPDTVSPAIHGQARSYLKGA, translated from the coding sequence ATGAGCGACCGAACCTTCAAATACCGCAGGGAGGATTTCGGCGATCTGCCGGTTACGCTGGACCACCTTACCATCCGTCTGAGCTTTTTCGAAGACCGGGTGGAAGCTGAAAACTGTCTGGAACTGACGGCCAAGACCGAGATGGACGAGATCGTTCTCGACGCCGACGGGCTGGATCTGCTGCGGGTGGATCTGGTGCACGAGCCTCACGATCCGCAAGGAACGCCTCTTCGTTACCAATACCATAAGGAAGACCGCAAACTGTCAGTGCGGTTGCCGAAGCCATACGTCTCCGGCGAACGCTTCCTCATCCGAACCGTGTGCCGATCCTATCCGTCCGAGTCCCTGCTGGAAGGGATTTATCGAGACGCCACCCCGCCGGGAGCGCCGCAGCAGTACATGTCCCAGTGCCAACAATGGGGATTCCAGCGCATCATGCCGATTCTCGATGATTGCCGAGCCAAATGCACGATGACCACCACGATGCAAGCGGACAGCGCCTATACGCACCTCATCAGCAATGGAGACGTGTGTCTCCGTACCAACCCCGACCGCCGTCCCGTTCCCAAGGAAAACGACCCAGGACGTCAGGTCATTACCTACGAGAACAAGACGCCAATGGCTCCATACCTGTTCATTGCCGCCGTCGGCACGTGGGACGAGTTGTCGGATGAAGTCGTCTATCCGTCCGGCCGGCGCGTGCGCCTGGAATATCTGGCGCCCCCGGGCCGAACCAAGGACGCCCGGATTCCAATGGACATCCTCAAAGACGCGATTCTGTGGACCGGTCGGACCCAGGAATACGAATACACCGGCGATGCCTACCGGACCATATGCATGAACAAATCCAATTTCGGAGGAATGGAAAACGTAGGAAACACCACCATCGTAACCGACGCCGCCCTCATCGATGAACACACCATGGATGCTTTTGTGCTCTATGCCCACGCGGTTATCGTGCACGAGTTCGAACACAATCAGTGCGGAAGCGAGACGACCATGGACACGCCTTTCGACGTCTGGCTCAACGAAGCCTACACCGTGGACGTGGAACGACAGTACTCGGCGGACGTGTTCGACGCTTCATTTGTGCGTTTGAGGCAGGTGGACAGCATACGAGACCCGCTCCTGGGCCCCCTGGCCATCGAGGATGGAGGACACCTGGGCAAGGTGGTTCGGGAAGGGTTCAACGATCCGGAAGAACTTATCGATGGAGTCACCTACGTGAAAGCCGCCGAAGTGATTCGTATGCTCAGACTCCTGCTGGGTACGGATCTGTTCAAGGCCGGCAAACGTCTTTACTTTTCGAGATATCGCCACGCCAACGCCACCACGGACCAATTCTTCCGAAGTTTCGAAGAGGTTTCGGGAGCCTCATTGGAGTCCTTCAAACGAACCTGGCTCTACACGATCGGATACCCTAAAGTCACGGCTCATACCTCGTTCGACCCGGTATCCAAGAGCGCCCGCATTCGATTCCGGCAGGAAAGGCCGGACGGTGTCCATCCTTTCCACCTCCCCATCGAACTGGCCCTGGTGGACGCGGAAGGAAACGACATCGAGGGAACCCGGCAGGTCTTCGAATTGAATCAAGAGGAATCCGAACTGGTGTTCGAAGATCTGTCCACGCCCCCGGCGTTCGCATCTCTGAACCGGGATTACTCATTCTACGGAACCTTCCACCACGAGAACGCCACCTTCCCCATGTTGACGCTGCAAGCTCGCTTGGATCCCAATCCTTTTAACCGCATCGAAGCCTTTCGCCGTTCCACGGACAGCCGGCGCAAACGCCTTCTATTGGATGCGAACGCGGCCATCGACACAGAGTGGTTGGACGTATATGGAGAAATCCTCGCGGACAGGAATCTTCCTCCGGCCCTCAAAGCCTACTTCCTCAAAATCGACGAACAACCCATGGATCGCCGCTATGTCGCATGGCCCCAGGAGCTTGTAGCGGCGAGGGAACGGCTCATGCGCGCCGTGAACGAGCGTTTCCGAACCCGCCTCCTGGAGTGCTTCCACGGCCTGAATACGTATGGACCCCGCGAGTCCCCCAAGGACGGCATCGAGGAACGGATGTTAAAGGCCGTGCTGCTCGAACTGATCGCCGTGGACGATACCCGGGACAGCCACCGTCTGATTCTGGATCACTATCGCGCAGCCACCACGGCCAACGATCGCGTTACGGCACTCGGCACACTGAACCGAACATCGGCGGAAGAGCGGCGGCCCATTATTGAAGCGGCCTACGAACTCTGGCATCCGCACCTGACCGGGTACGGCAACTACCTGCGGATCGTTTCCAGCGGCACTCAACCCGATGTGTTCGATATGATCGAACGCGAGAAGACGCGTGAATCCTTCGACATAACTCAGCCTACCTGGTGCCGCGCTTTGTTTCTTCCAATGGCGGCAAACTCGAAGATGCTCTGGACGGACTACGGTATCCGTTGGCTGGCGGACAAAGTGATCGAGTTGGCGTCCGTCAACGCCACTACGGCGGGTCGGATGCTGAACAGTTTTCAGCTGGTTCGAGACCTGAAGCCGCTTCTGAAAGAACCGGTCCTCAGGGCATTGGAACTCATCGTCGGCCGGGTTCCCGATACGGTATCTCCGGCGATACACGGCCAGGCCCGTTCGTATCTTAAAGGGGCGTAA
- a CDS encoding M48 family metalloprotease, which produces MILIRKRFDSAAKVFWIAVLVSFLTAYVSPVGALMTPSEEAKMGTEVLAQIKKSLPLVNDPRVVEYVNKVGRDILLQVGYRDFPFEFFVVDDGSLNAFAIPGGYVFINRGLIQIMDGESELAAVLSHEVGHVQARHIARRIEETTPLNIATMAATLLAILAGGGKAGGAIAVGAAAASMSYQLQYSRQNEEEADRLGMKYLADSGYDINGSVSVFKKMVQSRFMNMEGIPTYLSTHPGLNDRIVYMENTLSTDKYAIDTQKERATQAAFLSCKVRLIALYEDPKLGVNLLDELARKEGGALPHYGMGLLLERSRKVQEAMVEYEKAIRLDPSDSEYVTQMGMVCYATGNCARASEYLDRAVSLDPRQSEALLYLGRIALDESRFRDAQALLEKVLNLNPDQNEAYQYLGLAYGRDGKLALAHENYAIYFERTGDTRNALYHYDKALEYSGETPGRAQEIRQRIEKLKNKGKEDSKKPEQEGWWHGR; this is translated from the coding sequence ATGATTCTTATTCGTAAACGTTTTGATTCGGCCGCCAAGGTATTTTGGATCGCCGTCCTGGTTTCTTTCCTGACGGCGTATGTATCGCCCGTGGGAGCGCTGATGACTCCCTCGGAAGAGGCCAAAATGGGGACCGAGGTACTCGCGCAGATCAAGAAGAGCTTGCCGTTGGTAAACGACCCGCGAGTCGTGGAATACGTCAACAAGGTGGGACGGGATATTCTCCTGCAAGTGGGTTACCGTGACTTTCCCTTCGAATTCTTCGTCGTGGATGACGGTTCGCTGAACGCTTTTGCCATTCCGGGAGGTTACGTATTCATCAACCGCGGTCTCATCCAGATCATGGATGGCGAGAGCGAACTGGCGGCCGTGCTCAGCCACGAAGTCGGACATGTGCAAGCCCGGCACATTGCTCGAAGGATCGAAGAGACCACGCCGCTCAACATTGCCACCATGGCAGCCACCCTGTTGGCTATTCTGGCGGGCGGAGGGAAGGCGGGAGGGGCCATTGCCGTAGGCGCCGCGGCGGCCAGTATGAGCTACCAGCTTCAATACAGCCGTCAGAACGAAGAAGAGGCCGATCGGCTGGGTATGAAGTACCTGGCGGATTCAGGCTATGATATCAACGGCAGTGTCAGTGTATTCAAGAAGATGGTTCAAAGCCGATTTATGAACATGGAGGGTATTCCCACCTACCTCTCGACACACCCGGGGCTGAACGACCGCATCGTGTACATGGAGAACACCCTCAGCACGGATAAGTATGCCATTGACACGCAGAAGGAGCGGGCCACGCAAGCGGCATTTCTTTCTTGTAAAGTGCGGCTGATCGCCCTGTACGAGGACCCCAAACTGGGCGTCAACCTGCTTGATGAGTTGGCGCGCAAGGAGGGCGGGGCGTTACCACATTATGGCATGGGATTATTGCTGGAGCGCTCCCGGAAGGTTCAGGAGGCCATGGTCGAGTACGAAAAGGCCATCCGGCTGGATCCCTCAGACTCTGAATACGTGACCCAGATGGGAATGGTTTGCTACGCCACCGGGAATTGCGCCAGGGCCTCGGAGTACCTCGATCGTGCAGTGAGCCTGGATCCGCGCCAATCAGAAGCCTTGCTGTATTTAGGACGCATCGCCCTTGATGAGAGCCGGTTCCGGGATGCCCAGGCCTTACTCGAGAAAGTGCTCAACTTGAACCCCGATCAGAACGAAGCGTATCAGTATCTGGGACTGGCTTACGGCAGGGACGGGAAGCTGGCTTTGGCCCACGAAAACTATGCCATCTATTTTGAACGTACGGGGGACACTCGAAACGCCCTCTACCATTATGACAAAGCCCTGGAATACAGCGGAGAAACTCCCGGTCGTGCTCAAGAGATCCGGCAACGCATCGAAAAGCTGAAAAATAAAGGCAAAGAGGACTCGAAAAAGCCCGAGCAAGAAGGCTGGTGGCACGGACGATAG
- a CDS encoding DUF2889 domain-containing protein: protein MIAESDELFLGERKRDTSVVFTAEKTLKVKSVFSDPYHEIELTGVFTHPDLKILDLDPVIIRHPHNACRESVHTLKSMIGEKVRPGLMKEVLRKAGNQGCSHLNTVFKDTIEGALLGRGRRVRHLLAELFPGISDAQTYKLALTFRPELLNSCNAYNPDGELVREVLSASLPENMTFETMQELEEYYEALNSSDAGERATMGRF, encoded by the coding sequence ATGATCGCTGAATCTGACGAATTGTTCTTAGGAGAGCGTAAAAGAGACACATCCGTTGTGTTTACGGCAGAAAAGACTCTCAAGGTGAAATCCGTTTTCTCTGATCCTTATCATGAGATTGAACTGACCGGTGTTTTCACTCATCCGGATCTGAAGATCCTGGATCTCGATCCGGTGATTATCCGGCATCCCCACAACGCTTGCCGAGAGAGCGTCCATACGCTGAAAAGCATGATCGGAGAAAAGGTCAGGCCCGGTTTGATGAAAGAAGTGCTCCGCAAGGCGGGAAACCAGGGATGTTCGCATTTGAACACCGTATTCAAAGACACGATCGAAGGAGCCCTCCTCGGCCGGGGGCGGCGAGTACGGCATCTACTGGCCGAGCTTTTTCCGGGTATCAGCGATGCGCAGACGTATAAGCTCGCATTGACGTTCCGGCCGGAGCTTCTGAATTCCTGCAATGCGTACAATCCTGACGGGGAACTGGTCCGGGAAGTTCTAAGCGCTTCTCTGCCGGAAAATATGACGTTCGAGACCATGCAGGAGTTGGAGGAATACTACGAGGCGTTGAATTCGTCCGATGCCGGAGAACGAGCGACTATGGGGAGATTTTGA
- a CDS encoding glutamate-5-semialdehyde dehydrogenase has translation MDVKQLISDMVDQAREAARKLARAGSEQKNAALRYVADALENRASEIRRENKKDVALAREKGAKDAFVDRLTLTDRIIGEMAAGLREVSALPDPVGEVTRMWTRPNGLQVGRMRIPLGVIGFVYESRPNVTVDAAGLCLKSGNAVVMKGGSEAHNSNMILAKVLQQGVRAAELPEAAVQVIPTKDRQAVIELLKRDDAVDLLIPRGGEELIRYMVDHSRIPVLRHEKGVCHVYVDASAELNMALEVSYNSKVQRPGVCNAMETLLVHGDMAESFLPPMFERFREAGVLLKGCPITHRMFPDVEPATEDDWYTEYEDLILSVRVVSGMEEAMDHIVKYGSRHTEAIVTENYERAMRFVRLVDSSLVLVNASTRFNDGRQLGLGAEIGISTVKLHAFGPMGLEELTTTKFIAFGNGQIRT, from the coding sequence GTGGACGTGAAGCAACTGATCTCCGATATGGTCGACCAGGCCCGGGAGGCGGCCCGTAAACTAGCCCGAGCCGGCAGCGAACAGAAAAACGCGGCGTTGCGGTATGTTGCCGACGCCCTGGAGAATCGCGCGTCGGAGATTCGTCGGGAAAATAAGAAAGACGTGGCTCTGGCGAGGGAGAAAGGGGCCAAGGATGCGTTTGTGGACCGGCTGACCCTGACCGACCGCATCATTGGCGAGATGGCCGCCGGACTTCGAGAAGTGTCCGCGCTGCCGGACCCTGTGGGCGAGGTGACCCGCATGTGGACGCGTCCTAACGGACTTCAGGTGGGACGAATGCGCATTCCCCTGGGAGTGATCGGCTTCGTGTACGAGTCCAGACCCAATGTAACGGTGGATGCGGCCGGCCTGTGCCTCAAGTCCGGAAACGCCGTTGTAATGAAAGGCGGATCCGAGGCTCACAACTCGAATATGATTCTGGCCAAGGTGCTGCAGCAGGGTGTCAGGGCCGCCGAGCTGCCGGAAGCAGCGGTTCAGGTGATTCCCACCAAGGATCGCCAGGCTGTCATCGAGTTGTTGAAACGGGACGACGCCGTCGATTTGCTGATTCCACGGGGCGGCGAGGAACTCATCCGATATATGGTGGACCATTCGCGAATCCCCGTCCTCCGCCACGAAAAGGGCGTGTGTCATGTATACGTGGATGCCTCGGCCGAATTGAACATGGCATTGGAAGTCAGCTACAATTCAAAGGTTCAAAGGCCGGGGGTTTGCAACGCCATGGAAACATTGCTCGTGCACGGCGATATGGCGGAGTCGTTTCTGCCGCCCATGTTCGAGCGGTTCAGAGAGGCGGGGGTCCTGTTAAAAGGGTGTCCGATAACGCATCGCATGTTCCCGGACGTTGAACCGGCCACGGAAGACGACTGGTATACCGAATACGAGGACTTGATCCTGTCCGTTCGAGTGGTTTCTGGAATGGAAGAAGCGATGGACCACATCGTGAAATATGGATCGCGGCATACCGAAGCCATTGTGACGGAGAACTATGAACGCGCGATGCGCTTTGTGAGACTGGTGGATTCTTCGCTGGTTCTCGTGAACGCGTCCACCCGATTCAACGATGGGCGCCAGTTGGGGCTGGGGGCGGAGATCGGCATCAGCACCGTCAAACTACACGCGTTCGGCCCGATGGGGCTTGAGGAACTGACGACCACCAAGTTCATTGCCTTCGGCAATGGACAGATTCGCACATGA
- the rsfS gene encoding ribosome silencing factor, which translates to MSDKNVQDLCIMDVRGLTTFADFFVIGSGRSVRQVQSIAEHTLLTLKQEDIRPIGVEGNRDSEWMLLDYGDVVIHIFSEPVREFYDLEGLWSEAIRIRTEEGDERVRRSPHEGYANDSYS; encoded by the coding sequence ATGTCGGACAAAAACGTTCAGGACCTGTGTATCATGGATGTGAGGGGACTGACGACCTTTGCGGACTTCTTTGTCATCGGATCGGGACGCTCCGTTCGGCAGGTTCAATCCATTGCCGAACATACGTTACTGACTCTCAAACAGGAAGACATCCGGCCCATTGGTGTCGAGGGCAATCGAGACAGCGAGTGGATGCTTCTGGACTACGGGGATGTAGTGATTCACATTTTTTCCGAGCCGGTCCGAGAATTCTATGATCTGGAAGGCTTGTGGTCGGAGGCGATACGTATCCGGACGGAAGAGGGCGACGAACGGGTTCGACGAAGCCCTCACGAGGGGTATGCGAATGATTCTTATTCGTAA
- the nadD gene encoding nicotinate (nicotinamide) nucleotide adenylyltransferase translates to MVADHRDLPVGDRSERRNFVTRVGIFGGTFDPPHYGHLRSAEEVRELLRLDRILFVVASVPPHKDRVVSEFDTRHELTSLAIEDHPYFVATDVERLRPGKSYTVETLLLLRDQYSTTHSKIFFLLGSDSFYEITTWKSYQRIPELASLVILNRPGFEGEAYESFLKATFPGYEGASGGEVFLHPEKEPVFFLDTTLLEISSTDIRKRVLEGRSIRYLVPEAVRKTIQQKGLYRS, encoded by the coding sequence GTGGTCGCTGATCACCGGGATCTTCCGGTCGGCGACCGTTCCGAACGAAGGAATTTCGTTACGCGAGTCGGAATCTTTGGGGGCACCTTCGATCCTCCACACTATGGACACCTCCGATCTGCGGAGGAGGTGAGGGAACTGCTGCGACTTGACAGGATTCTGTTTGTCGTGGCGTCCGTTCCACCGCATAAGGACAGAGTCGTCTCGGAATTCGATACTCGCCATGAACTGACCAGCTTGGCAATTGAAGATCACCCGTATTTTGTCGCCACGGATGTGGAAAGGCTAAGGCCGGGCAAATCCTACACCGTCGAGACCCTCCTGTTGCTTCGAGACCAATATTCAACCACTCATTCAAAAATCTTTTTCCTTTTGGGCTCGGACTCTTTCTATGAAATAACGACGTGGAAGTCGTACCAGCGTATCCCGGAACTGGCGTCGTTGGTCATTTTGAACCGACCCGGCTTCGAGGGAGAGGCGTACGAGTCGTTTTTGAAGGCCACCTTTCCCGGGTACGAGGGTGCCTCCGGTGGTGAGGTGTTTCTGCATCCGGAAAAGGAGCCGGTGTTTTTCTTGGATACTACTTTGTTGGAGATATCATCGACGGACATACGAAAACGGGTGCTGGAGGGCCGGTCCATACGATACCTGGTACCCGAGGCGGTCCGAAAAACCATTCAGCAGAAAGGGCTGTATCGCTCGTGA